A part of Streptomyces sp. NBC_00557 genomic DNA contains:
- a CDS encoding D-2-hydroxyacid dehydrogenase produces the protein MTTLPTLLVLDADPPPRLGRLTGRARIVHTDAARLAERLPQADVLLVWDFTSHAVREAWPGDGPRPVWVHTASAGVDHLMSPELAASDTVVTNARGIFDQPIAEYVAALVLAVAKDLPRTLDLQRERTWRHREGRRVAGTRACVVGSGPIGRAIARTLKALGVTTALVGRVPRTGVHGPADLDRLISRADWVIAAAPLTEETYGMFDARRFGVMQPSAFFVNVGRGPLVDEEALVRALTRRWIAGAALDVFTAEPLPADSPLWGLPGLIVSPHMSGDTVGWRDELGEQFIELYERWAAGRSLVNVVDKARGYVPGH, from the coding sequence ATGACGACCCTGCCCACCCTTCTGGTGCTGGACGCCGACCCGCCGCCCCGGCTCGGCCGGCTCACCGGGCGCGCCCGGATCGTGCACACGGACGCGGCGCGGCTGGCGGAGCGGCTGCCGCAGGCGGACGTGCTGCTGGTGTGGGACTTCACCTCGCACGCGGTGCGCGAGGCCTGGCCGGGGGACGGCCCCCGGCCGGTGTGGGTGCACACGGCGAGCGCGGGCGTGGACCATCTGATGAGCCCGGAGCTGGCCGCGTCGGACACGGTGGTGACGAACGCGCGCGGCATCTTCGACCAGCCGATCGCCGAGTACGTCGCGGCGCTGGTGCTGGCGGTCGCCAAGGACCTGCCGCGCACGCTGGACCTCCAGCGGGAGCGGACCTGGCGGCACCGGGAGGGCCGGCGGGTGGCGGGCACGCGCGCGTGCGTGGTCGGCTCGGGTCCGATCGGCCGGGCGATCGCGCGCACCCTGAAGGCGCTGGGCGTCACGACGGCGCTGGTGGGGAGGGTGCCGCGGACCGGCGTCCACGGCCCGGCCGACCTGGACCGGCTGATCTCCCGCGCGGACTGGGTGATCGCGGCGGCGCCGCTCACCGAGGAGACGTACGGCATGTTCGACGCCCGCCGCTTCGGCGTGATGCAGCCCTCGGCGTTCTTCGTCAACGTGGGCCGCGGCCCGCTCGTCGACGAGGAGGCCCTCGTCCGCGCCCTGACCCGGCGCTGGATCGCGGGCGCGGCGCTGGACGTCTTCACCGCCGAACCCCTGCCGGCCGACAGCCCGTTGTGGGGGCTGCCGGGGCTGATCGTCTCCCCGCACATGAGCGGGGACACCGTCGGCTGGCGGGACGAACTGGGCGAGCAGTTCATCGAGTTGTACGAGCGGTGGGCGGCGGGAAGATCCCTGGTGAACGTGGTCGACAAGGCGCGGGGGTACGTCCCCGGGCACTGA
- a CDS encoding maleate cis-trans isomerase family protein: MDVSFLGGPRPQRGVGVVAPFDFALDRELWRWAPDEVSLHLTRTPFVPVEVSLDLARLVSEHETLGDAVRALTAVAPESVAYACASGSFVGGIAGERAMRAAMSLAGAPPSVTTSGALLQALEELRVRRVALVTPYTVSVTRALEDFVAEAGVQVTGCAFMGLTRHIWKVPYRDVVAMARQAVRPGAADALFISCTNLPTYDVIPQLEAELRIPVLSANQVTMWAALRGMGTRAVGPYQALLDPSARAWPPVLPEETQEGWT; encoded by the coding sequence ATGGACGTCTCCTTTCTCGGCGGCCCCCGCCCCCAGCGCGGGGTCGGTGTGGTGGCACCCTTCGACTTCGCGCTCGACCGCGAGCTGTGGCGCTGGGCGCCCGACGAGGTGTCGCTGCATCTGACCCGGACCCCGTTCGTGCCGGTCGAGGTGAGCCTGGACCTGGCCCGGCTGGTCAGCGAGCACGAGACCCTCGGCGACGCCGTGCGCGCCCTGACCGCCGTCGCGCCCGAGTCCGTCGCCTACGCCTGCGCCTCCGGCAGCTTCGTCGGCGGCATCGCCGGGGAGCGGGCGATGCGCGCGGCGATGAGCCTCGCGGGCGCGCCGCCGTCGGTGACCACCTCCGGCGCGCTGCTTCAGGCGCTGGAGGAGCTGCGGGTACGGCGGGTCGCGCTGGTCACGCCGTACACGGTGTCGGTGACCCGGGCGCTGGAGGACTTCGTCGCCGAGGCCGGCGTCCAGGTCACCGGGTGCGCCTTCATGGGGCTGACCCGGCACATCTGGAAGGTGCCGTACCGGGACGTGGTCGCCATGGCCCGGCAGGCGGTCCGCCCCGGCGCCGCCGACGCGCTGTTCATCTCCTGCACCAACCTGCCGACGTACGACGTGATCCCCCAGCTGGAGGCCGAGCTGCGCATCCCGGTGCTCTCCGCGAACCAGGTCACGATGTGGGCTGCGCTGCGCGGGATGGGTACCCGGGCCGTGGGCCCCTACCAGGCGCTGCTGGACCCGTCGGCGCGCGCCTGGCCGCCCGTACTGCCCGAAGAGACGCAGGAAGGCTGGACATGA
- a CDS encoding maleate cis-trans isomerase family protein, whose amino-acid sequence MTALGFLYPGHSAEDDYPRIEQLLGSDIRVDLVHTDIGEDAHRVAALREMGSAERLAAGMESLRLSGAETVVWACTSGGFVHGWEGAQAQVRTLARLAGMPASSTSFGFVHAARELGLRRVAVGATYPEDIAALFADFLRAGGLEVTGTRSSGIITAAEVGTWGEEDVLTLARAADAPDAEAVLLPDTALHTAAHLQLLEKALSKPVLTANQVSVWEGLRLADRRVNAPTLGKLFTREPIVQV is encoded by the coding sequence ATGACCGCACTCGGATTCCTCTACCCGGGCCACTCCGCCGAGGACGACTATCCGCGCATCGAGCAGCTCCTGGGCAGCGACATCCGGGTGGACCTGGTCCACACCGACATCGGCGAGGACGCGCACCGGGTGGCGGCGCTGCGCGAGATGGGCTCCGCCGAGCGGCTCGCGGCGGGCATGGAGAGCCTGCGGCTGTCCGGCGCCGAGACGGTGGTGTGGGCGTGCACCAGCGGCGGCTTCGTGCACGGCTGGGAGGGCGCCCAGGCACAGGTGCGCACGCTCGCCCGGCTGGCCGGGATGCCGGCCTCCTCGACGTCGTTCGGCTTCGTGCACGCGGCCCGGGAGCTGGGCCTGCGGCGGGTCGCGGTCGGGGCGACCTACCCCGAGGACATCGCCGCGCTGTTCGCGGACTTCCTGCGGGCCGGCGGGCTCGAGGTCACCGGGACGCGCTCCTCGGGGATCATCACCGCCGCGGAGGTCGGCACCTGGGGCGAGGAGGACGTGCTGACGCTGGCGCGGGCGGCCGACGCGCCGGACGCGGAGGCGGTCCTGCTCCCGGACACCGCCCTGCACACGGCCGCGCACCTGCAGCTGCTGGAGAAGGCGCTGTCCAAGCCGGTGCTCACCGCCAACCAGGTCTCGGTGTGGGAGGGGCTCAGGCTCGCCGACCGCCGGGTGAACGCGCCGACGCTGGGGAAGCTGTTCACGCGCGAGCCGATCGTGCAGGTGTGA
- a CDS encoding LLM class flavin-dependent oxidoreductase, producing MSAAEADEIRGTTHGTAPVPLSVLDLVTVGAGSTASDALRTSVELSRFAEARGFHRYWVAEHHSMPGVASSSPAVILAHLAARTERIRLGSGGVMLPNHAPLVIAEQFGTLEALAPGRIDLGLGRAPGTDGATAAALRRTDTLNEGADDFPQQLAELTRFLDDDFPDGHPYRRIHAIPGPVQGSTPGGVQSPHRPPIWLLGSSGFSARLAGMLGLPFAFAHHFSAQNTIPALDLYRQTFRPSDVLDEPYALIGVSALATDDAREARRQTRAMALNMLRLRTGRPGLFPDPDEAEKHEFSPMEEEFITSWTANIVHGTADEVRSGLDDLHKRTGADELMIVSHAHRGELRLRSYELIADAYGMPGA from the coding sequence GTGTCCGCAGCCGAGGCAGACGAGATCCGGGGCACGACGCACGGAACCGCCCCCGTCCCCCTCTCCGTACTGGACCTGGTGACCGTCGGCGCGGGCAGCACCGCGAGCGACGCGCTGCGCACCAGTGTGGAGCTGTCCCGGTTCGCCGAGGCGCGCGGCTTCCACCGCTACTGGGTCGCCGAGCACCACTCGATGCCCGGCGTCGCCTCCTCCTCGCCCGCCGTGATCCTCGCCCACCTCGCCGCCCGCACCGAGCGCATCCGGCTCGGTTCGGGCGGCGTCATGCTGCCCAACCACGCGCCCCTGGTGATCGCCGAGCAGTTCGGCACGCTGGAGGCCCTGGCGCCGGGCCGGATCGACCTCGGCCTCGGCCGGGCGCCCGGGACGGACGGCGCCACCGCCGCCGCCCTGCGCCGCACCGACACCCTGAACGAGGGCGCCGACGACTTCCCGCAGCAGCTCGCCGAGCTCACCCGCTTCCTGGACGACGACTTCCCCGACGGCCACCCCTACCGCCGCATCCACGCGATCCCCGGCCCCGTGCAGGGCAGCACCCCGGGCGGCGTCCAGTCCCCGCACCGCCCGCCGATCTGGCTGCTCGGCTCCTCCGGCTTCAGCGCGCGCCTCGCCGGAATGCTGGGCCTGCCGTTCGCCTTCGCGCACCACTTCTCCGCGCAGAACACCATCCCGGCCCTGGACCTGTACCGGCAGACCTTCCGCCCCTCGGACGTCCTCGACGAGCCGTACGCCCTGATCGGCGTCTCCGCCCTGGCCACCGACGACGCGCGTGAGGCCCGCCGTCAGACCCGGGCGATGGCTCTGAACATGCTCCGGCTGCGCACCGGCCGGCCCGGCCTGTTCCCCGACCCGGACGAGGCCGAGAAGCACGAGTTCAGCCCGATGGAGGAGGAGTTCATCACCTCCTGGACGGCCAACATCGTGCACGGCACCGCCGACGAGGTCCGCTCCGGCCTGGACGACCTGCACAAGCGCACGGGCGCCGACGAGCTGATGATCGTCTCCCACGCCCACCGCGGTGAACTGCGGC